From Amycolatopsis sp. WQ 127309:
CGACCGACCTGGCCGCGCTGGCGCCGCTCGTCGCGCCGCTGCTGTCCGGGCACTCCGATCTCGCCATCGGCAGCAGGCTCGCCCGGGGCGCACGCGTCGTGCGGGGACCCAAGCGCGAGTTCATTTCCCGTTGTTACAACCTGATCCTCCGCTCGACGCTCGCCGCGAAGTTCAGCGACGCGCAGTGCGGGTTCAAGGCCATCCGCGCCGACGTCGCCCGGGAACTGCTGCCGCACGTCGAGGACACCGGCTGGTTCTTCGACACCGAGCTGCTCGTCCTCGCGCAACGCGCCGGGCTGCGGATCCACGAGGTGCCCGTCGACTGGGTCGACGACCCGGACTCGTCGGTCAACATCGTCAAGACGGCCACCGCGGACCTCAAGGGCATCGTCCGCGTCACGAAAGCGACATTCACCGGCGAGATCCCGATCAGCCGGCTGCGCGAGCAGCTCGGCCGGCAGCCGATCGGGGTCGAGGCACCCGGGGTGCCGCCACGGCTCGTCACGCAGCTCGTGCGGTTCGCCGCGATCGGCGTCAGCAGCACCCTCGCGTACTTGGTGCTGTTCCTGCTGCTGCGCACGGCCGTCGGCGCGCAGCCCGCGAACTTCGCCGCGCTGCTGGTGACGGCGATCGCGAACACCG
This genomic window contains:
- a CDS encoding bifunctional glycosyltransferase family 2/GtrA family protein, translating into MTATASASRPGTVPVDLAGPQPVLDVVIPVHNEEADLEPCIRRLHAHLAEHVSYPYRITVADNASTDATLPVAERLAREFPEVEVHHLDEKGRGRALNAVWRASDAAVLAYMDVDLSTDLAALAPLVAPLLSGHSDLAIGSRLARGARVVRGPKREFISRCYNLILRSTLAAKFSDAQCGFKAIRADVARELLPHVEDTGWFFDTELLVLAQRAGLRIHEVPVDWVDDPDSSVNIVKTATADLKGIVRVTKATFTGEIPISRLREQLGRQPIGVEAPGVPPRLVTQLVRFAAIGVSSTLAYLVLFLLLRTAVGAQPANFAALLVTAIANTALNRRLTFGIRGRGGAGRHQFEGLIVFGLGLALTSGALALLHGSTTPGLVLEITVLVLANLAATVLRFLLLRGWVFNPRRQGATQKEY